One genomic window of Methanosarcina acetivorans C2A includes the following:
- a CDS encoding 30S ribosomal protein S6e codes for MANFKVVVSDPKEGRAYQIDIKDAEANALIGKAIGDVVDGAIFGLAGYKVQITGGCDGSGFVMKPDLPGPRRQRILTATGVGYVPKLPGQRRRKMMRGKEIAPDIIQVNAKIVEYGSKSIKALLGLETAEEAPAAE; via the coding sequence ATGGCAAATTTCAAAGTTGTAGTTTCTGACCCAAAAGAAGGGCGTGCTTACCAGATCGACATCAAGGACGCCGAAGCAAACGCATTAATCGGAAAAGCAATAGGAGACGTTGTTGACGGTGCCATTTTCGGGCTTGCCGGCTACAAAGTCCAGATCACTGGCGGCTGCGACGGCAGCGGTTTCGTTATGAAGCCGGACCTCCCGGGCCCCAGGAGACAGAGAATCCTGACCGCAACAGGTGTGGGATACGTTCCCAAACTTCCCGGACAGCGCAGGAGAAAAATGATGCGCGGCAAAGAAATTGCTCCTGACATCATCCAGGTCAACGCCAAGATCGTCGAATATGGAAGCAAGTCCATAAAAGCCCTTCTCGGCCTCGAAACCGCAGAAGAAGCTCCGGCAGCAGAGTAA
- a CDS encoding ion channel, whose amino-acid sequence MIGGDIISSSPFTKIFYGSCRKIAVFIFSVLSLTIISGILMYFIEGETGGFTSPSLSIYWAIATLLTVGYGDVVLQTSVGRAMASFVSVLGLSIIVVPIFIVIAEIFGLLSRTFSW is encoded by the coding sequence TTGATTGGTGGTGATATAATTTCCAGCAGCCCTTTTACGAAAATTTTCTATGGTAGTTGCCGTAAAATAGCTGTATTTATATTTTCGGTTCTAAGTTTGACAATAATTTCAGGCATTCTGATGTACTTTATAGAAGGAGAAACAGGTGGTTTTACTAGTCCATCCCTTAGTATCTACTGGGCTATAGCAACACTTCTAACAGTAGGCTATGGGGATGTGGTTTTACAAACAAGTGTCGGTAGAGCGATGGCGTCGTTTGTCAGTGTATTAGGACTTAGTATAATAGTAGTGCCTATCTTTATTGTAATAGCTGAGATTTTCGGTTTGCTATCCAGAACATTCTCTTGGTAA
- a CDS encoding LolA family protein — protein MKKTITMGTGNETVMIYYGKMEWLYGPETNVVQKIMVPEEYQESNLDYFKFFNYVFNEYDVSVPGSDTVDGRTAYLLETKPKEGKDEDNLLDGIRIWVDEETWIPLKYEIYLGPQRMEIEIRNLKINTGIQDSEFVFDVPEGAEVVAMNFECLTKA, from the coding sequence ATGAAGAAAACAATTACAATGGGGACCGGGAATGAAACTGTAATGATCTATTATGGAAAAATGGAATGGCTGTACGGTCCCGAAACAAATGTTGTTCAGAAAATAATGGTTCCTGAAGAATACCAAGAATCGAATCTTGATTATTTCAAATTTTTTAATTATGTGTTTAATGAATATGATGTTTCTGTGCCTGGAAGTGATACGGTTGACGGGAGAACTGCATATCTCCTTGAAACAAAACCGAAAGAAGGAAAGGACGAAGATAATTTACTCGATGGGATCAGAATCTGGGTTGATGAGGAAACCTGGATACCCCTGAAGTATGAGATATACCTGGGCCCACAAAGAATGGAAATCGAAATTAGAAATTTAAAAATTAATACTGGCATTCAGGACTCCGAATTTGTATTTGATGTACCTGAAGGGGCGGAAGTAGTTGCAATGAATTTTGAATGTTTAACAAAAGCGTGA
- a CDS encoding winged helix-turn-helix transcriptional regulator: protein MDLRAIYLIFAGTKFEKKFTICLLLFLLTTTAGAKEYIVSPCTSDQAGVSVNGEEVVLLEDTIEPYWHFLLWLALMNVLSVVDVLILPAKLIFAILGFRITERADVFENSNRARIYEYIKTRPGAYLSEIIEKAGIDRGAARYHIKILKAHHKIEAYRESGKTRYFQNNSTYGEEEKKVVSALQNATNQRIISEIQNGKCNTNLALAREIGVSRATISWYVKNLKETGLIDETRSGRSIIYSINPSYEPLIEKYG, encoded by the coding sequence GTGGATTTGAGAGCTATATATTTAATATTTGCCGGCACCAAGTTTGAAAAAAAGTTTACCATTTGTCTGCTCCTTTTTCTTTTAACAACCACAGCCGGGGCTAAGGAATATATTGTAAGCCCCTGTACAAGTGATCAGGCCGGAGTTTCAGTTAACGGGGAAGAGGTAGTATTACTTGAAGACACAATAGAACCATACTGGCATTTTCTGCTATGGCTGGCTTTAATGAACGTCCTGTCTGTAGTAGATGTACTGATCCTTCCTGCAAAACTTATTTTCGCAATCCTCGGGTTCCGGATTACGGAGCGTGCAGATGTCTTTGAGAACTCTAACCGCGCAAGAATCTACGAATATATAAAAACCAGGCCCGGAGCTTACCTTAGTGAAATTATAGAAAAAGCAGGAATAGACAGGGGGGCAGCGCGTTATCACATCAAGATTCTGAAAGCCCATCATAAAATTGAAGCCTACAGAGAGTCCGGGAAAACAAGATATTTCCAGAATAATTCGACTTATGGCGAAGAAGAGAAAAAAGTTGTTTCTGCGCTTCAAAATGCCACGAATCAAAGAATAATTTCAGAAATACAGAACGGTAAATGTAACACAAACCTGGCTCTTGCACGTGAAATCGGAGTTTCCAGGGCTACGATCAGCTGGTATGTGAAAAATCTAAAGGAAACTGGTCTCATAGACGAAACAAGAAGTGGAAGAAGTATAATTTATAGCATAAATCCTTCATACGAGCCTTTGATAGAAAAATATGGATGA
- a CDS encoding TolB family protein, with translation MPGTLKIILFLTLLISSISTGFAASPENFSVSVEEIIPISQIVTPYFDSLVESSKINVNEEPSFYGSWSPDGSRLVIDAFFNPMTGTRLYAVYVLNADGSGIRELASTPNNTKERSLSIRGVYYPFSWSQWSPDGSRIGIFANIFTVRDFYVIADPDNTLIKTAGKCNYTTVDNIRENILDLEWQTNFIWNPEDTKALIIMDKDPLNDQLYLIDRDGYVLQKLTDTSDRVETAIWSNDGKKIAYSTGQTEDEETGLWIINENGTENKRLDNGIVIGWSPDDSRIYYVDENFSLYSIKVDGTDRFQLSTKSFSRNEDVFSFSPDRKSLIFSTVNDEGVTMFLTDSTGKNVQVLEEFSGRCVFKPSWSPKGDKIAFTQGTDLHTINPDGTGKKLISSAITDYEWHPSGDFISFIASDSVFVASPDGSTKIQLTEDGDNYRFLNDKYLSGWSPDGSRLLISNGSTDLSMIKLEGYEDPLSIDYLIPAEGEKCQLRVRCMSEPVANALVTLNENEIGFTNNSGILNYSCPAAGRYMINASKAGYRSASKVLVVEDNSSASPEKSVVSESSSDPSSDSENEEIPGSEFQVSGFRWTAVVIFLLFFVWRRNFL, from the coding sequence ATGCCAGGAACACTAAAAATAATCTTATTCTTAACCCTTCTAATTTCAAGTATATCTACAGGTTTTGCAGCTTCACCCGAAAATTTCAGTGTGAGTGTTGAAGAAATTATACCCATATCACAAATAGTGACTCCTTATTTTGATAGCCTTGTAGAATCTTCCAAAATCAACGTCAACGAAGAACCATCGTTTTATGGCTCATGGAGTCCGGACGGCAGCAGATTGGTGATAGATGCATTTTTCAACCCCATGACAGGAACCAGGCTTTACGCCGTGTATGTACTGAATGCAGATGGAAGCGGAATCCGAGAATTGGCATCAACCCCGAATAATACGAAGGAAAGAAGCCTCAGTATAAGAGGAGTATACTATCCCTTTTCTTGGAGTCAATGGAGTCCGGATGGGAGTAGGATCGGAATTTTTGCTAATATTTTCACGGTAAGGGACTTTTATGTAATTGCTGATCCGGATAACACATTGATTAAGACCGCAGGTAAATGTAATTATACAACAGTTGACAATATTAGGGAAAATATTCTGGACCTTGAATGGCAAACTAATTTTATTTGGAATCCGGAGGACACAAAAGCCCTTATAATAATGGATAAGGATCCTCTAAATGATCAATTATATTTAATTGATCGGGATGGATATGTACTCCAGAAGCTTACAGATACGTCTGATCGTGTAGAGACTGCAATCTGGAGCAATGATGGCAAAAAAATAGCATATAGTACTGGCCAGACCGAAGACGAAGAAACGGGTCTCTGGATTATAAACGAAAACGGAACTGAGAATAAGAGACTGGATAACGGAATTGTGATTGGCTGGAGTCCTGATGACAGCAGAATATACTATGTTGATGAAAACTTCAGTCTCTATTCAATTAAGGTCGATGGAACGGATAGATTTCAACTTTCAACAAAATCTTTTTCCAGAAATGAAGATGTTTTTAGTTTCAGTCCTGATAGAAAAAGCCTTATTTTCAGTACTGTAAACGATGAAGGAGTCACTATGTTTCTGACAGATTCGACAGGGAAAAATGTCCAAGTGCTTGAGGAGTTTTCAGGGCGTTGTGTCTTCAAACCCAGCTGGAGCCCGAAAGGAGATAAAATAGCTTTTACACAGGGCACGGACCTTCATACAATCAATCCTGACGGGACCGGAAAAAAACTTATCTCATCCGCAATAACCGACTATGAATGGCACCCTTCAGGAGACTTTATCAGTTTTATTGCATCGGATTCTGTTTTTGTTGCAAGCCCGGACGGATCAACAAAAATACAGCTTACTGAAGATGGTGACAATTATAGGTTTCTGAATGATAAATATCTGAGTGGCTGGAGTCCTGATGGGAGCAGACTGCTCATTAGCAATGGGTCCACAGATTTATCCATGATAAAACTCGAAGGATACGAAGATCCTCTCTCCATTGATTACCTGATACCTGCAGAAGGAGAAAAGTGCCAGCTAAGAGTTCGTTGCATGTCTGAACCTGTTGCAAATGCCCTGGTCACTCTTAATGAAAACGAAATTGGTTTTACCAACAACTCAGGCATTCTGAACTACAGCTGTCCTGCTGCAGGCAGATATATGATAAATGCCAGCAAAGCAGGATACAGGTCAGCAAGCAAAGTTCTTGTCGTGGAAGATAACTCCTCTGCATCTCCGGAAAAATCCGTAGTTTCTGAGTCGTCCTCTGATCCGTCTTCTGATTCCGAAAATGAGGAAATTCCCGGATCTGAATTTCAGGTTTCGGGCTTCAGATGGACTGCTGTAGTCATATTCCTTCTTTTTTTCGTCTGGAGAAGGAATTTTCTGTGA
- a CDS encoding winged helix-turn-helix transcriptional regulator encodes MFTSVKLQKKLTIFLLFFLLTATAGATEYIVKPVPSDQVGASVNGEEVVLLKDFTVYWQFLLWLAIMQILSVVDMLILPAKFLFAILGFRITERANVFENSNRARIYEYIKTRPGAYLSEIIENAGIGRGAARYHIKILKAHHKIEAYSDSGKTRYFQNNSTYGEEEKKVVSALQNATNQRIISEIQNGNCNTNLALAREIGVSGATISWYVKNLKETGLIDETRIGRSIIYRVNPSYETLIEKYG; translated from the coding sequence ATGTTTACCAGCGTTAAGCTTCAAAAAAAGCTTACCATTTTCTTATTATTTTTTTTGTTAACAGCAACAGCTGGAGCTACGGAATATATAGTAAAGCCTGTTCCAAGTGACCAGGTCGGAGCTTCAGTTAATGGAGAAGAGGTAGTACTACTAAAGGATTTTACAGTCTACTGGCAGTTTCTACTCTGGCTGGCTATCATGCAGATCTTGTCAGTAGTAGATATGCTGATCCTTCCTGCAAAGTTTCTTTTCGCAATCCTCGGGTTCCGGATTACGGAGCGTGCAAATGTCTTTGAGAACTCTAACCGCGCAAGAATCTACGAATATATAAAAACCAGACCCGGAGCTTACCTTAGTGAAATTATAGAAAATGCAGGAATAGGCAGGGGAGCAGCGCGTTATCACATCAAGATCCTGAAAGCCCATCACAAAATTGAAGCCTACAGTGATTCCGGGAAAACAAGATATTTCCAGAATAATTCCACTTATGGTGAAGAAGAAAAAAAAGTTGTTTCTGCGCTTCAAAACGCCACGAATCAAAGAATAATTTCAGAAATACAGAACGGTAACTGTAATACAAACCTGGCTCTTGCACGTGAAATCGGAGTTTCCGGGGCTACGATCAGCTGGTATGTGAAAAATCTTAAGGAAACAGGTCTCATAGACGAAACAAGAATTGGGAGAAGTATAATTTACAGAGTAAATCCTTCATACGAGACTTTGATAGAAAAATATGGATGA
- the istB gene encoding IS21-like element ISMac3 family helper ATPase IstB → MNNFTYERLHNNLQYLKLNSIEELLDNYLEIAARDNKTTMEVLDYLFEQEKKHREAVAIERRMKSAVFPVKKTLEEFDFEFQKSIDKKAIEDLATLRFVHNSENVVFLGPPGVGKSHLAIALGIEVAKAGISVYFTNTGNLIEKLKIANREGMLEKKLRDLMKYKVLIIDEIGYLPFDEEGAHCLFQLISRRYEKSSTILTSNKSYGEWGEIFKDHVIAAAVLDRILHHSTTINIKGESYRLKERKKQGIKTGNICQ, encoded by the coding sequence ATGAACAACTTCACCTATGAGAGACTTCACAATAACCTGCAATACCTGAAACTTAATTCTATCGAAGAGCTTCTGGATAACTACCTTGAAATTGCTGCAAGGGACAACAAGACAACAATGGAAGTCCTTGATTACTTGTTTGAACAGGAAAAGAAACACAGAGAAGCTGTTGCAATTGAGAGAAGGATGAAAAGTGCAGTTTTTCCCGTTAAAAAGACTCTTGAGGAATTCGATTTTGAATTTCAGAAATCCATTGATAAAAAAGCAATCGAAGACCTTGCAACCTTGAGATTTGTTCATAATTCAGAGAATGTCGTTTTCCTTGGTCCTCCCGGAGTTGGAAAGTCTCATCTTGCAATCGCTCTTGGGATTGAAGTAGCAAAAGCAGGGATTTCGGTTTACTTTACCAATACAGGAAACCTTATCGAGAAGTTGAAAATAGCAAATCGAGAAGGAATGCTTGAAAAGAAACTAAGGGACTTGATGAAATATAAAGTGCTGATAATTGACGAAATAGGGTATCTCCCATTTGACGAAGAAGGAGCTCACTGCCTATTTCAGCTGATCTCAAGACGGTATGAAAAGAGTTCAACGATCTTGACATCAAATAAATCATATGGAGAATGGGGAGAGATATTCAAGGACCATGTAATAGCGGCTGCTGTACTTGATAGGATTCTCCACCATTCAACTACGATTAACATCAAAGGGGAAAGTTACAGGCTGAAAGAAAGGAAGAAACAGGGAATAAAAACAGGAAATATATGCCAGTAA
- the istA gene encoding IS21-like element ISMac3 family transposase: MLKTEEWLLIRDLYSQGFSISEISRRTGYARETVRKYLKKKTAPEPQKRPPKPSKLDPFKPYIQEKLKEGPYTAVRLYREIKEMGFDGGKTIVKDFVREVRPKQGVPAVLRYETKPGVQAQVDWAEMGTVEVDGKVKKLFCFNMILGYSRMRYVEFTLSIDTPTLIQCHLNAFEYFGGFTQEILYDNMKQVVIKRALKSSDSEWNPQFEEFFKCFGFIPRLCRPYRPQTKGKIENTVGFVKRDFFLGRRFTSLEDLNAQVHRWLERVNSTVHGTTYQIPLERFKEEKLSPLDQVPPYKVVHKETRKVSRDCYISFLGNKYSVPYRFAGRTAELQILEGIFEVYVDYEKVCEHEILPGNCRVSRKKEHFQGLLSEILKENSKCKKDSQIPLKFSDPEVEKRSLDVYEIFSEGGFE; this comes from the coding sequence ATGCTGAAAACGGAGGAATGGCTATTGATACGAGATTTGTATTCACAAGGCTTCAGCATCAGTGAGATCTCTAGAAGAACAGGTTATGCTAGGGAAACTGTGAGGAAATATCTTAAAAAGAAAACTGCCCCAGAACCTCAGAAACGTCCGCCAAAACCGAGTAAACTTGATCCTTTCAAACCTTACATACAAGAAAAACTCAAAGAAGGTCCTTATACTGCTGTTCGCCTTTATAGGGAAATCAAAGAAATGGGTTTTGATGGAGGAAAAACCATAGTCAAGGACTTCGTAAGAGAAGTCCGACCTAAACAGGGAGTCCCTGCTGTACTCCGCTATGAAACAAAACCAGGTGTACAGGCTCAGGTTGACTGGGCAGAGATGGGAACAGTTGAGGTTGATGGAAAGGTAAAGAAACTCTTTTGCTTCAACATGATTCTTGGATATTCCAGAATGAGATATGTTGAATTTACACTGAGCATAGACACTCCCACTCTTATTCAGTGTCATCTGAACGCTTTTGAGTACTTTGGAGGATTTACACAGGAGATCCTCTATGATAACATGAAACAGGTTGTTATCAAAAGAGCCTTAAAATCATCAGATTCCGAATGGAACCCACAGTTTGAGGAGTTCTTCAAATGCTTTGGTTTTATTCCACGGTTATGCAGGCCTTACAGGCCTCAGACAAAAGGGAAAATTGAAAATACAGTCGGTTTCGTCAAGAGGGATTTCTTCCTTGGAAGAAGGTTTACCTCTCTCGAAGACCTGAACGCCCAAGTTCACAGATGGTTGGAAAGGGTAAATTCAACTGTCCACGGAACAACCTATCAAATCCCTCTTGAACGCTTTAAGGAGGAGAAACTGAGCCCTCTGGATCAGGTTCCTCCTTACAAAGTTGTCCATAAGGAGACCAGAAAGGTCTCCAGAGACTGTTATATTTCGTTCCTTGGAAATAAGTATTCTGTTCCTTACAGGTTTGCAGGGAGAACTGCAGAGCTTCAGATCCTTGAAGGAATATTCGAGGTCTATGTTGATTATGAGAAAGTCTGTGAACATGAAATCCTTCCTGGAAACTGCAGAGTTTCAAGGAAAAAGGAACATTTCCAGGGTCTCCTGAGTGAGATTCTTAAAGAGAACTCAAAATGCAAAAAAGATTCACAGATCCCGTTGAAGTTCTCAGATCCCGAAGTTGAAAAAAGGTCTCTTGATGTCTATGAAATATTTAGTGAAGGTGGTTTTGAATGA
- a CDS encoding ABC transporter ATP-binding protein: MESTGIESTGIESAGIESASIESTGIDSIGVELEQSRIARKTDEFAIETIHLSKVFGKENQIRAVDNLNLQIRKGEVFGFVGPNGAGKTTTMKMLIGLLEPSEGSGKVAGFDIIREVINIRETTGVLPEPAGFYDNLTARQNLRFYAKLYNIEPDIREKRIVSLLETVGLTRAVDQKTGGFSTGMRKRFGLAQALINEPSVLFLDEPTSGIDPLGAQMMRDLIKDLNRSKGVTVFLSSHSMAEVEEICDRIAIIARGKLLAVGSVEDLRDMIREKEGVHYLLEVQDIPVSAAADAVKNVEGVTALDIRDRTLYVHTEMKLRTEIAKAVKNAGGTVSMFEEEEMNLQKLFLKIIEGA; the protein is encoded by the coding sequence GTGGAATCAACAGGCATAGAATCAACAGGCATAGAATCAGCAGGCATAGAATCAGCAAGTATAGAATCAACAGGTATAGACTCTATAGGTGTGGAATTGGAACAAAGCAGAATTGCACGGAAAACAGATGAATTCGCAATAGAAACCATTCACCTGAGTAAGGTCTTTGGAAAAGAGAACCAGATCCGTGCGGTAGACAACCTTAACCTGCAGATAAGAAAGGGAGAAGTATTTGGTTTTGTGGGTCCTAACGGAGCTGGCAAGACCACGACTATGAAAATGCTTATCGGACTGCTTGAACCTAGCGAAGGAAGCGGGAAGGTTGCAGGTTTCGATATCATCCGTGAGGTAATAAATATAAGGGAAACGACAGGAGTCCTTCCCGAACCTGCCGGTTTTTATGACAACCTCACTGCAAGACAGAACCTTCGCTTTTATGCAAAACTCTACAATATCGAACCCGATATCCGGGAAAAAAGGATTGTAAGTCTGCTTGAGACCGTGGGCCTTACCCGTGCCGTCGACCAGAAAACAGGCGGTTTTTCCACAGGGATGCGTAAGCGTTTCGGGCTTGCCCAGGCTTTGATCAACGAGCCTTCGGTCCTTTTCCTTGATGAACCGACAAGCGGTATCGATCCCCTTGGAGCTCAGATGATGCGGGACCTTATAAAAGACCTGAACCGAAGCAAAGGAGTTACTGTTTTTCTGAGTTCGCATTCCATGGCAGAAGTAGAGGAGATCTGCGACAGGATCGCAATAATTGCAAGAGGGAAACTGCTGGCAGTAGGGTCCGTGGAAGACCTGCGGGACATGATCAGGGAAAAGGAAGGCGTGCATTATTTGCTTGAGGTCCAGGACATTCCTGTTTCTGCCGCTGCAGATGCCGTAAAGAATGTGGAGGGTGTGACAGCTCTTGATATTCGGGATCGGACTCTGTACGTACATACTGAAATGAAACTCCGTACAGAGATTGCAAAGGCCGTCAAAAATGCAGGCGGTACCGTATCCATGTTCGAAGAAGAAGAAATGAACCTGCAGAAACTGTTCCTAAAAATTATTGAAGGGGCATAA
- a CDS encoding COG1470 family protein has product MLENGKKLFPILLIVLLPLMSLTAGADFSSLAVLSDISGKVARPGDLVEFSFTVEKGYNTSESTSVTFFIEKVPENWTAGVYTDGSQVSQITLPEEADERELTLKVRVPENVEDGAYTVKIGLKPYGENRRNYDKIYREFTVTIDRAAMSNLEIYSDIPGKKTHPGIPVSFGAFVENKYESRANFRIYLVSKPEQWGVDLLSTDGARITKLGVPAGESQEFEILVNPPLNATKGDYEVLVAACPEKGNRSVLLPISVSINPELSRDQDLSAYVELNSNIVGFEIRPETTAEFAVSLKNRYDQPLKLDLEVLSLPEGWRAEFVNDDDEEERLSSLMLSAGEELAFTVKVKPSQNATSGLYPVIVAAVSGNKVVSRQLEVNINNDLENEELLKVDSNPEELTLNPGSSSDVRISIENRGNDALEDVTLEINDVSGLSTQIQGFGTIDELEAGESKSISVEITANANAGSGAKEIFIRAKSDDLVSSEKSIKVNVEKSSSSGLLGIAMLGFAVLVLVFVIRKFGRR; this is encoded by the coding sequence GTGCTTGAGAATGGAAAGAAACTTTTCCCAATCCTATTGATAGTATTACTTCCTCTCATGTCCCTTACTGCCGGAGCGGACTTCTCCAGTCTTGCAGTCCTGAGTGATATCAGCGGCAAGGTTGCAAGACCCGGAGACCTTGTGGAGTTCAGCTTTACTGTAGAAAAGGGATACAATACTTCTGAGAGCACCTCAGTTACTTTTTTTATAGAGAAAGTGCCCGAAAACTGGACTGCAGGAGTTTATACCGATGGCAGTCAGGTCAGCCAGATCACTCTGCCCGAAGAAGCCGATGAAAGGGAACTGACTCTTAAGGTAAGGGTTCCTGAAAATGTAGAAGATGGAGCATATACTGTAAAAATAGGGCTGAAGCCTTATGGAGAAAATCGCCGTAATTATGATAAGATATATCGGGAATTTACGGTAACGATTGACAGGGCCGCAATGTCCAATCTGGAAATTTATTCCGATATCCCGGGAAAAAAGACCCATCCCGGGATTCCTGTCAGTTTCGGAGCTTTTGTAGAAAATAAGTATGAAAGCAGAGCTAATTTTCGGATTTATCTGGTTTCGAAACCAGAACAGTGGGGAGTTGACCTGCTTTCCACCGATGGGGCCCGGATTACAAAGCTGGGAGTTCCTGCAGGCGAGAGTCAGGAGTTTGAAATTCTCGTAAATCCTCCTCTGAATGCAACAAAAGGAGATTATGAAGTTCTGGTGGCAGCGTGTCCGGAAAAAGGAAACCGGAGTGTACTTTTGCCTATCAGCGTAAGCATAAATCCCGAACTTTCCAGAGACCAGGACCTGAGTGCGTATGTAGAGCTGAATTCAAACATAGTGGGGTTTGAAATCCGGCCGGAAACAACTGCGGAATTTGCGGTTTCCTTAAAAAACCGGTATGATCAGCCGCTTAAACTGGACCTTGAAGTTCTGAGCCTTCCCGAAGGCTGGAGGGCGGAATTTGTCAACGATGACGATGAGGAGGAAAGGCTTTCTTCCCTTATGCTTTCTGCCGGCGAGGAACTGGCTTTTACCGTAAAGGTCAAGCCTTCCCAGAATGCCACAAGCGGGCTTTATCCGGTTATAGTGGCAGCAGTAAGCGGAAACAAGGTCGTTTCCCGGCAGCTTGAAGTGAACATCAACAACGATCTTGAAAATGAGGAACTGCTTAAAGTCGATTCAAACCCTGAAGAATTAACCCTGAACCCCGGCAGTTCTTCTGACGTCCGGATCAGCATTGAAAATAGAGGGAACGATGCCCTAGAAGATGTCACTCTTGAGATCAATGATGTTAGCGGGCTCAGTACGCAGATCCAGGGCTTCGGGACAATAGACGAACTGGAAGCAGGCGAGTCAAAGAGCATATCTGTAGAAATTACTGCAAATGCTAATGCCGGCTCCGGTGCAAAGGAGATTTTCATCCGGGCAAAGAGCGATGACCTTGTGAGCTCGGAGAAAAGTATCAAGGTGAATGTGGAAAAGTCATCAAGCAGTGGGCTTCTCGGCATAGCAATGCTGGGCTTTGCGGTCCTTGTGCTTGTTTTTGTAATACGTAAGTTCGGAAGGCGGTAA
- a CDS encoding ABC transporter permease, with protein sequence MNCDFEKALVIAQKEFADHLWSPIFLSLLGTLIIAIFAVTYREVLQTELYSQIGQIPVPSSAVLEGFYSTSLMMTWFGPLVGIALSFDSVIKERKSASLNVLLTHPVFRDTIILGKMLGAVLLLLVVMLASSGISLGTIILLLGAKVSAMELSRIAVWFILTFLYALVFLGIGLVCSIYVREATDSLVYNIVIWLTLSIMFSWILTFLSYSLEPVVSAGVQDITDSLLALSPMHHYAELSTGKTGLGWGAGGGSYGRDSMEGILDIRFTLAQWLKEFWTNLVVLFIAPLILLIAAYLKFLREDISA encoded by the coding sequence ATGAATTGTGATTTCGAAAAAGCTTTAGTAATAGCCCAGAAAGAATTCGCAGACCATCTCTGGAGTCCTATTTTTCTTTCCTTACTAGGAACTTTAATAATAGCAATATTTGCAGTCACTTATAGAGAGGTTCTTCAGACCGAACTCTATAGCCAGATAGGACAGATACCTGTACCTTCCTCAGCAGTTCTTGAAGGTTTTTACAGTACTTCATTGATGATGACATGGTTCGGCCCGCTTGTAGGTATCGCCTTAAGTTTTGATAGTGTAATAAAGGAAAGAAAATCTGCATCTTTGAATGTTTTGTTAACACATCCCGTATTCAGGGACACAATCATTCTTGGGAAAATGCTTGGAGCCGTACTTCTTCTTCTGGTAGTAATGCTGGCCTCAAGTGGGATTTCCCTGGGCACAATAATTCTCCTTCTGGGAGCAAAAGTAAGTGCAATGGAGTTAAGCCGAATTGCAGTCTGGTTCATCCTTACTTTCCTTTATGCCCTGGTGTTTCTTGGTATAGGACTTGTTTGCTCTATCTATGTTCGAGAGGCTACGGATTCACTTGTCTATAATATCGTTATCTGGTTAACTCTGAGTATTATGTTTTCCTGGATACTGACATTTTTAAGTTATTCACTCGAACCTGTAGTAAGTGCTGGAGTCCAGGATATAACTGATAGTCTTTTAGCTTTGTCCCCAATGCACCATTATGCTGAACTGAGCACCGGAAAGACAGGTCTTGGATGGGGTGCAGGAGGAGGTTCATATGGCAGAGATAGTATGGAAGGGATTCTGGATATTCGTTTCACGCTGGCTCAGTGGTTAAAAGAATTCTGGACAAATCTTGTAGTCCTGTTCATAGCTCCTTTAATTCTTCTTATAGCTGCATATCTGAAATTCTTGAGGGAGGATATAAGTGCTTGA